TTCAtacaacaaaaagaaaatcaGCATGATCAATACATATTTTGGTCAAACAATTTGCTACAGAAACAGAATGAAATGGCCTGCAAAATGAATATTTGTTATAAAATCAGCTTTAAAACCGCCAAATTTGCTGAAATTTTGTGCATGTCAAGCCTTCAGACGTGACCATAAGAGCGTTTTACCCGAAATCAAACCCGACATAAGCAATTTATCAAACACCTCATCTACTTCAAAGAAAACCAGATTTCAATAACTCCATTCAAAGAGTGGTTCTCTTGTGGTCCCAAACACACCTAAAACGCATTCATACTCATTCCTCTCGACTATAATGCTACAAAATTATGTACAACATTAAATCGGAAACTTTACATGTAAAATCCTAAACTTTTACAAATTTGCTGAAATTTTGTACATGTCAATGACTGTCTAGCCTTCAAACGTGACCCGAGAACTTTTTACCCGAAATCAAACTCAACAACATAAGCAATTTATCAAACCAGATTTCAATAAATCCATTCGAAGAGTGGTTCTCTTGTGGTCTCAAACACACCTAAAACGCATTCATACTCATCCCTCTCGActataaagggcggcccggtgcactacgcgtccccaccgagcgagggtccggggaagggtcccaccacaagggtgtactgggggcaaacctttccctgccaatttatttgacaagaggccgctcctaaaactcgaacccgtgacctcttggtcacacgacaaaaTTCTGTACAAAATTAAATCCTAAACTTTAGGTGTAAAATCCTGAACTTTACAAATTTGCTGAAATGTTGTGCATGTCATGACTGTCTAGGCTTCAGACGTGACCCGAGAGCTTTTTACCCGAAATCAAACTCAACATAAGCAATTAATCAAACCAGATTCCAATAACTCCATTCAAAGAGTGGTTCTCTTGTGGTCCCAAACACACCTAAAACGCATTCATTTTTGTGCATGTCAGCCTTCAGACGTGATCCGAGAGCTTTTTACCCGAAATCAAACTCAACATAAGCAATTTATCAAACCAGATTTCAATAACTCGATTCAAAGAGTGGTTCTCTTGTGGTCCCAAACACACCTAAAACGGATTCTTACTCATTCCTCTCGACTATAATGCTACAAAATTCTGCAATAAACTTTATATATTGACATAAAAATCCTAAACTTTACATTACTGTGTAACATTAATTTAAATCAGCAAGACTTGTCCATCTACATTTTCGATGTACATTCAATTAATTCCTACTCCATAACGATCCCTTACGCTCCCAAAACTGGATCGTTATTACGATTAATGGCAAATATCAACAAAACGTGACTTTGATCATACAAAGCTGTGGAGAACTTCTTAAAACCTCAATTCGGAGTCCTAAAAATGGAAGAATAATCAAGAGAAAGATCCACTTCCTCATCTGAGCTAGAGGAACTAGAACTGGAATCCCCAAGTTCATTCAGTACCTTCGCAAGTTTCGCCGAAATATTGCCATTTCGGTTGAGACGAGTCTCCAAATTTAGTGCTGCAGGTGAACCGTGCTGGATAGGAGAAGCAAAAGGTACAGGCTGTTCAACTTTTATTCGCTTAGCTCTCTTGGGTGAAGAAAATGCATCATTGTTATCTATGTTTCCGACCATGTCTGCCATGAAAATTTAGGATATTAGAGATATAACAATCAAATGCGAAAAAACGCTAAATTCAGTTAAATTGTCTTTTAAAACATAGCTAGAAAAcgtaaaaagaaattgaaacaGTAATGGGAAAGCAGAAACGGTATTGAGTTTCACTGCAATATAGCAACTTAAAAGGATAGTGCAATTAAGAATAACCATTTGTCTGTATAATGGAGACCGAAACGGACACTGAAAATGTCATTTCTAAAACATAGTATTCAAAACGTAGCTAGGAAATGAAAACGGAATTAAAGCAGAAGAGGAAAAGCCACTAACATTCTAAGGTGTTGCTGTATTGCACTAAAACTCAATAGTGTTTCTGCTTTTCAGTTTCTGTTTCAATTTCCGTTTCCTAGCTATGTTTTAGAAATGATGTTTTTCGGATTCCGTTATACCGACAAATGGTCGTTCTTAACTGCACTATCTTAACAAGTTGTTGCTATATTGCACTGAAACTCATTATCTTTTCTgtttcaatttcattttagtttcCTAGGTATGTTTTAGAAATGACGTTTTCGGTGTCCATTTCGGTTTCCATTATACAAACAAATGATTATTCCTAATTGCACTATCTTTCTTAGTTGTTGCATATTGCACGGAAACTCAATAGTGTTCCTGTTTTTCCGTTTCTGTTTCAATTTCGTTTCTATTTCTGTTTCCTAGCTATGTTTTAGAAATGACAATTTTGGTTTCAGTTTCCGTTATACAAACAAATGGTTATTCTTAACACCGCTATCTTTCTAAGTTGATACTATATGCACTGGAACTCAATAGCTTTTCtgctttaattttgtttttgaatACAAAGTTTTAGAAATGACATTTTTGGTGTCCGTTTAGGTTTCAGTTTCCGTTATACAGATAAATGGTTATTCTTAATTGTATAATGGAAACTGAAACCAAAACCGAAACGGAGACGGAAAACGTCATTTCTAAAACTTAGTATTCAAAATATAGGTAGGAAACTAAAATGGACACCAAAACGAAATTAAATCGGAAAAGCTATTGAGTTTCAGTGCAATACAGAATCAACTTTGAAAGATAGTGCAGTTAAGAATTACCATTTGTCTGTATAACGGAAACTGAAACCGAAACAGACACTAAAAACGTCATTTCTGAAACTTAATTTTCAAAACGTAGCTAGGAAACTAAAATGGAAACAAAAACGAAATCGAAACAAAAACGGAAAAGCAGAAACGCTATTGAGTTTCAGTGCAATATAGCAACAACTTAGAAAGATAGTGCAATTAAGAATAACCATTTGTGTGTATAATGAAACTGAAACTGAAATGGACACGGAAAGTCATTTCTAAAACATAGCTAGGACACTAAAATGGAAACAAAAACGAAATTAAAACAGAAATGATATTGAGTTTCAGTGCAATGTTGCAACCACTTAGAAAGATAGTGCAATTAAGAATAACCATTTGTCCGTATAACGGAAACTGAAACAGAACCGAAAAAATGTCATTTCCAAAACATAGTATTCAAAACATAGCTCGGAAACGGAATTGGAAACGAAAATGAAATTGAAACAGAAACTGAAAAGCAAAAATATTGAGTTTCAGTGCAAACTTAGAAAGATAGTGCAATTAAGAATAACCATTTGATACCCTCTACTTTCCGTTTGAGGGCCTATTCACTTGCCAAAACaaaaggtaaattacatccatagcCCCCATCACAATTAAATAATAGTTCTATGAGACTAGTGCATAAGctgtgtaaaaataaaatctatatgtattttaattttttgtgtttttctaatTTAATCAGATATATCGCCTCGCCTCTCGCCTCCCCTCAAGGTGATATTTTGCCCTTATCGCCTTCCTCCTTTAACAACTATAGCATTACTAATATTATGACTTCTAAACTTCATTGCTTAACATAAAAATCCTTGAACTTATATAACTGTAATATTAAAGTCCAAATAAACAAAAATCCATTAAAAAGTTACTGAAATTATGAGGATAAAATAGATATTTGACGGTAATTTTTGGTGAGATGGGCTAATATCCCAAAACATATCTTAGAAAAGGACCATTGATTCCTAAAAGGAGAAGGATTGCTTCGCATATACGTGGAACCATATAGctatttaattaagaaatatgaGACATCTAACAATTTTAAACGTGAAACTACCTTGAGAGAGTGAAAAAACAAGTGCATTTGTATTGAAATATAACCATACCAGTTACAGTAAATATCTACATATGTCCAGGAGCAATTCGGATTATGAGGTAATCATGTCAAAATCGTGTCAAAATGTAAGAAAAGTGATAATCGTGCCAATCATATCATGTCAAAAATTACCACCCTTGTTAATAAGCCTTCCAACAAAGTCAAGGTATATGAACTTTGACTTACCCGTTCTTTCTCCACCACTTGGATTTGGATTCGTTCCCAAGAGCAGTTTCACTACATTCCATCAAAAACATAATGGAAATATTAGTCTAACTCACCCAAAACATAGCTTAAAAGGTGAATTTTCACATATATAATGGATATATGAACTTTGACTTACCTGTTCTTTCCCCACTACTTggatttggatttggatttgTTCCCAATAGCAGTTTCGCTACATTCAATCGAAAACATAATAGAAATATTAGTCTAAGTCACCCAAAACATACCTTAAAAGGTGAATTTTCACATATATAATGGATATATGAACTTTGACTTACATGTTCTTTCCCCACCACTTggatttggatttggatttgggttttgatttggatttggatttgTTCCCAAGTGCATTTTCACTACATTCAATCAAAAACACATTAGTCTAACTCACCCAAAACATACCTTAAAAGGAGAATGTGCTCATATATATAAGAAGCAATATAATGTGAGTTAAATATATTTAACGTATATCACTCACGCGCCCAGAACTATCTAAAACGTGAAACAAATATTTATGGAAACTAACATTGAATACAAGGCTTTGATACTATGTGGATATTAGCCTAACTCACCCCAAAAGTACATCAAAAGAGAAGGATTGTTTCACTAATCAAGCAATATGAGAATAGGACTATCAGTTTATCACAACGGCAATACGATTTACAAAGACAAACCACTCAACACGACTCATTTGACAAGATTATCATTTTGTTGCACTTATATATCATATCATACCTAATCATATGGAACATATAAATTACACGGTACAACTCGTTTTGACACCCTAATCTGAGATATTTTACACATAAATACAAATAATTGAAATGAAAAATGAGATTCAAGCATTGTATAatacctgcatttgtatcaggAGATAGATTCGCAAGTCCACCCTTCTCAATCTCCCAATCCTTCTCCAAAGACAAAACCCTCTCACTTAGCCCCTTGAGCATGCCTTTATTGACAGCCATTTCAGTCTCAGCATTCAATTTAGCACATTCAAGCTCAGAGTTCTTCCTTTTCAGCTCAATAATCTCTTCCTTATCATCTTGATTCTCTTTGACTCTCTTCAACAATTCATCTTGAACTTCCTTGATTGTCCCTCTACAGATATGCAATTCAATCTCAGCATTCAGCTTAGCACTTTCAAGCTCACAGTTCTTCCTTTTGAGCTCCTCAATCTCTTTCTTATCGTATTCATGGTCTTTCATTATATTCAACAAGCAATCTCGCTCTTCTCTCAATCCAGTAACCAATTCCTTCAATTCCCCAGACTCCTTCTCAAACCTCCGCAATCCATCTCGCTCTTCCGTCAATCGAGCAACCAGTTCCTTCAACTCCGTACATTCCTTCTCAAACCTCTGGAGTCCATCTCGCTCTTCCGTCAATCGAGTAACCAGTTCCTTCAATTCCCCACACTCCTTCTCAAACCCCTGCAATGCATCTCGCTCTTTCGTTAATCGAATAGCCAATTCCTTCGATTCGGCATACTTCTTCTCAAATCTCTGCAGTTCATCTCGCTTTGCCTTGACTGTCCGTTTACAGACATCCACTTCAGTCTCAGCCTTCAACCTAGCACATTCAAGAGCACAGTTCTTCATTTTGAGAACAACAATCTCTCTCTTATCTGCTGTactttcttccattttctccaAATATCCAGCTCGCTCTTCCGCCACATGAGTAACCACTCCCCTCAATTCCCTATTCTCCTTCTTAAACATCCGCAATTCTTCCGCCAACCCTTCGATTTCTCTGTCCTTACCCTGGATTTCCATCTTCAAATTCTCTTCTCTAGATAAGAAAACCTCTTCCACTTGAGTAAAAGATGTTTTCAGTAGCTCCGACACCGCCGAGCCTTCCACCTCCTCCTTAACCTCTACAATTTCAGTTCGACCAGCCATTTTTCGAATGAACAAAACTGTGAAAATGAGTATTGAAATTGATCTGTTCTCTTCTCCAATACGATGGATCGGTTCCTTTATTGTCAGTAATGAAGCGAAAATGGCAATTGGCGAGAAAGGAATCTGTTCTGTAGCCTTCCTTATTTGAATTCATTTTACagcctttttttttcaaacacatACACTGTTCACCTATCACACTTTTGTAAATAACTTATCACTCCTTACATTTTCACTTAAAATACtttttaatccttatattttaataatacactttttaatccttttattttaataattttttttaattacaatgaaaaAAATGTTATTTGAAATTTGATTAATTGAAAATTGGGATCCGCACATGTCCTGAATCCACATTAGGGATGCAAATGGGGCGTCCCCATCAGTGATCTGCCCCGACGGGAACGAAGAATCCCCGATAAGGATCCTTATGGGATGGGAATGGGGATAATTTTGTTCCCCATGACAGGGATGAGGCGGGGATGGGAAAGGTATCCTTGCACCGCGGGGATCCCCGTCCCCGCCTCGTTAATCTCCGATGAGGATCCCCGATTATTCTCtatgataattgatttttttggattatttaagtacattttaattaggtgattggatgttttcaatttttagttttttttatttaacaattTCGAGAATGGTTGTTAATACCTGATATTATTATCCACTGTTTCCTAAACGTTTTTATTTtactaatttattaaatataaacagTGATTCCTCACGATGAATGGGGAATATGGATAAcgtttttggaatatttgtaaACGGTGAATGGGGAGCCCCATGAGGATGGGGATTCCCCATAGGATTAGGATCAATTTGTCCCAATTTAGCTCGTGAGGATGTGGATAGTGAATCCCGAATAGACGAGGATGGAGATAGGAAATGTATTCTCTACCTTGCTCCGCCCCGTTTATATCCCTAATCCACATGAATAAAGACGGGTATGATTTTTTTCCTTATTTCATCAACGGATGATGATGGAAATTTTCCAAATAGACATGGATGGAATGGGGAAGCATTCTCACCTCATCATGTCCCATTTGCAGGTCTATGTATACTTTATATTTGGaataaggtaaaaaaaaaattccatagttttttttggagaagtatcaatttaggtttcatgtacaaaataacattaatataagcttaatattaaaaaattgtaTCAATTTAGAACTCGATAATGGAATAAAGACAcatcattgatattactctgttaagttctgtcaattgtatgtATGGGAGAAACcagaacttaacggaataataggaatgacgtgtccaatccgttatcgatatctaaattgatactttttttttaaacgttaagcctatatttgtgctatttttTTACGtaaagtctaaattgatacttctccaaaaaccataggcttattttgataccttatacATTCATATTTTATTTGTCGGAGTTGAATTGTCAGGTTTCAGGTTGACTCTGATTCTTACCGAGTTGTTGAAGAATAGCAAAAACTTAATTTATCGGGTTTCAGGTTTACTTAAAATACTGTGTAGTCCTTCTATTTTAATAGTACATAGTTTAGTCTTTAGTTtttattggcttaatacatcagaaGCCCCATGAACTtatctaaaaagtttgattggcctcTCAACTTATATGGTGTCTCATTAGCcgcctaaacttgcttaaagtatcATGATTAAAtctctaaatctataaaaacattgtaaaaatatacaaaataaaaagataatttgTTATAAAGACTTAAAATCACGAATTATGtctttatttttaagttttgaattttttcacaTATTTAGATAAATTGCAATACATATCAATTTAAACAAGTCGAGGGGACAAATGGATCACTTTAAGTAGGTTCATGAAGCCAATAGGTCACTAAAAATAAATTTAGGTGGCTAATaagttattttaaacaaattgaggGACTAAGGAGACATTATGTAAATTCAGATagtcaattaaattttttaaacaagttgaaagagtttttaatgtattaagccatttttattctattgaACCGATCAGACCCTTATAAATGACctaaactgtttaataatttaaataattgaaGGAAACtgtttgaataaaaaaattaaagactaaatactgtattattaaaatataaagactaaacaatatgttagttaaaaaaacataaatactaataaattatttatcctatttttatattataaacttataattacttattttttttagccTACTAGTGCATGAACCCCATTTTGAAGAATGGAACATTGAAATTATTATATTTCATAATGATATTATTcagaaattttttaaattacgaACAAAGAAAATGTTATTTAAAATTTGAGTAATTGAGAATTGAAATCCGAACAGGACATGAATCCACAGAGATAGAGACGGGAACAATTTTTTCCTTATTTCATCAATAGTGACGAGAATGG
The DNA window shown above is from Euphorbia lathyris chromosome 1, ddEupLath1.1, whole genome shotgun sequence and carries:
- the LOC136215515 gene encoding uncharacterized protein encodes the protein MAGRTEIVEVKEEVEGSAVSELLKTSFTQVEEVFLSREENLKMEIQGKDREIEGLAEELRMFKKENRELRGVVTHVAEERAGYLEKMEESTADKREIVVLKMKNCALECARLKAETEVDVCKRTVKAKRDELQRFEKKYAESKELAIRLTKERDALQGFEKECGELKELVTRLTEERDGLQRFEKECTELKELVARLTEERDGLRRFEKESGELKELVTGLREERDCLLNIMKDHEYDKKEIEELKRKNCELESAKLNAEIELHICRGTIKEVQDELLKRVKENQDDKEEIIELKRKNSELECAKLNAETEMAVNKGMLKGLSERVLSLEKDWEIEKGGLANLSPDTNAVKMHLGTNPNPNQNPNPNPNPSGGERTSKLLLGTNPNPNPSSGERTVKLLLGTNPNPSGGERTDMVGNIDNNDAFSSPKRAKRIKVEQPVPFASPIQHGSPAALNLETRLNRNGNISAKLAKVLNELGDSSSSSSSSDEEVDLSLDYSSIFRTPN